In Cryptomeria japonica chromosome 10, Sugi_1.0, whole genome shotgun sequence, a genomic segment contains:
- the LOC131859344 gene encoding uncharacterized protein LOC131859344 — translation MRDDEKIDEYFLRIHEVVNGMRGLGEEVDEFTMVKKVIRTLLPKYETRVSALEEKKFFNKLTLDDLQGSLIDFEMRTSKVDNGRSSLKETTFKREKKEDLDSESELSDSLEALLVRKLKKKYRRKLLVKCFNCGKVGHFATQCSHADQNNDDDQNEKHYEKKIFSPKKKFNFNDFKKKKSLFNKKDFDDELDDSLGDEGETLLMPKIDMPKISSSKAGNLLNSQSDLENCEINLEGELLCALQEIRKLKKHISSQEKLLDHLTIFLQTELDDSKRVIENLKSILSDKEKEIQTLEQQVGTLTKQMEKHDTTIHLHNMLGKQRQLDSFDLLPSLMAIVSFVTNLDTKCNTVGHTPDSEIKISLLLKSGCSNHMTGDKDKFLKLEDYVGGFVKFGDDSGIEIKGRGSLLLNDDTPIHDVLIVEGR, via the exons atgagagatgatgaaaaaatagATGAATATTTTTTGAGAATTCATGAAGTTGTTAATGGGATGAGAGGATTAGGTGAAGAAGTAGATGAATTCACAATGGTTAAGAAGGTCATTAGAACCTTACTGCCTAAATATGAAACCAGAGTTTCAGCTCTTGAAGAGAAGAAATTTTTTAATAAGCTTACGTTAGATGATCTTCAAGGAAGCTTGATAGACTTTGAAATGAGAACAAGCAAAGTTGACAATGGTAGATCATCATTGAAAGAAACTACTtttaaaagagagaagaaagaggATTTGGATAGTGAATCAGAATTGTCTGATTCTCTTGAGGCTCTCTTAGTGAGAAAACTCAAAAAGAAATATAGAAGAAAGCTGCTAGTCAAGTGTTTTAATTGTGGCAAAGTTGGTCACTTTGCAACCCAATGTTCTCATGCTGATCAAAACAATGATGATGATCAAAATGAAAAACATTACGAGAAAAAAATCTTTAGCCCTAAAAAGAAATTCAACTTTAACgatttcaaaaagaaaaagagtCTATTCAATAAAAAAGACTTTGATGATGAGTTAGATGACTCTTTAGGTGATGAAGGTGAAACCTTATTGATGCCCAAAATTGATATGCCTAAAATTTCAAGCAGTAAAGCTGGCAATCTATTGAATAGTCAATCTGATTTAGAAAATTGTGAGATAAACCTTGAAGGTGAACTACTTTGTGCCCTTCAAGAAATTAGAAAACTCAAGAAACATATTTCCTCTCAGGAGAAACTTTTAGATCATTTGACTATTTTTCTGCAAACTGAGTTAGATGACTCTAAAAGAGTTATAGAGAATCTCAAATCAATACTTTCTGACAAAGAAAAGGAGATTCAAACTCTCGAACAACAAGTTGGTACTCTCACTAAGCAAATGGAAAAACATGATACAACTATTCACTTGCACAATATGCTTGGAAAACAAAGGCAGCTTGATAGCTTCG ATTTACTTCCTTCTTTAATGGCTATTGTTTCttttgtaacaaatttggacacaaA ATGTAATACAGTTGGTCATACCCCAGATAGTGAAATCAAAATATCCCTACTACTGAAAAG tggttgctccaaccacatgacagGGGACAAAGATAAGTTCTTGAAACTTGAAGACTATGTTGGtggttttgtaaagtttggtgacgATTCAGGGATTGAAATAAAAGGTAGAGGGTCTTTACTTCTTAATGATGATACACCTATTCATGATGTGCTTATTGTAGAAGGTCGATAA